Genomic DNA from Ilyobacter polytropus DSM 2926:
CCAGTCTATCCCCGATGCGATGACCAGTATAGAGGCTGCTATAATGAGTTCCGCCGTCCATATACTCATTCCGTACCGGTAATATATTGCTCCGAAGACAAGTCCCGTTATAAGCTCTACCAAGGGATACTGCACAGATATTTTCCCACCGCAGCTGCTGCACTTTCCTCGGAGAATAAGCACATAGGATATCACAGGTATATTCTCCCACCACCTTATCTTGTGGCCACAATTTGGGCAGTGGGACGGTGGAAAGGCTATGCTTTCCTTCCGGGGGATTCTGTATATGCAGACGTTATAGAAGCTCCCAAGGAGAAGACCCATAACTGCAAAGAAAAATATATCCATAAATTTTCACTCCTTATTCTTTATGTTATAAAAATATATTACCCTGTTAGTGGTAAGGATTACAAGTGAAAAATATTTTTACCAAAAAAATTAAAGTCAAAAGATTTTGTCACGAATGGACACTAATAAAACATAAAAAAATTTACACGAATAATAATAATAATAATAAAACCTTTTGGCCACAGAGGACACAGAGGAAAAGATGGAGTTTCACAGAGAGAAGATTAAAACACTTGTCACGAATTTACACGAACTAAATGCTGAATCAAATCTTAGATTCATAGAAAACCTTTAAAAATAAGGAATAGCTTTCAAAAAAAACAAGACAAAAATTAAGTGCATTTTTAAATACATCTCACATTTAAAAATCATTTTCTCTCTTGAACCCCAATACCTCACCTTCACTCTGTGTCTCTGTGGTAAATATTTTAATCTCCATAAAACCTCTACTGAAAACATTTGAAAAATTCGTGTGTATTCGTGACAAAAAATTAAAAAGGTTCACTCTGTGCACCTCTTTCCCTTCTCTGTGAAACTCTGTGGGCTAAAATAGGTTTTATTCATTAATTATTTCATTTCTTATTTTTTATCTTTTATATCCTATGATTTTTCCCAAAAGAAAAAGACTGCCGAAACCGACAGCCTTGAAATCTTCTTAATATTCTGACCAAAGATTCCCTTTTGTATCATATATTCCAGCATCTCCACTGGTAGCTCCTAATTTCGCTGATACTGCATCAGGGTCATAATTAAGAGTTATTGATCCTCCATAAGTAATTGTACCATCTGCATCCTCTCTCGTTCCTCCAACGGGAACAACCGCATCTTCATCAGGGTCTTCCTCACCTAGTAAGTAGGTAACCAGATTATCCTCCATATATTCCGAAGAATCATCTAAACTATCAATTAGGAATGAATCCGGTGAAGTCGCGTATATATAATCAACTCCATCACCTTCGTCTGCTAGATAGACATTGATAGCAGTTCTTACAGATCCCAGAGCAGCTACAGCCTTGGCATCTCTCGCCTTAGCAACCTCTTTTCTCAGTTTCGGTGCCAGAGTAGCAGCAAGTAATAAAATGATAGCAACAACAACAACCAACTCGATTAACGTAAATCCTTTCTTTTTCATAACCTTTCCTCCTTAGTTTCCCTTTGTGTGTTTTTATTTTTTCTTTCCCTGTTTCCGTTTCCTATGACATCCTTCTACTCTTTTGCCTCTCTTCTTCCTTTTATTTTTTTTGTTTTTTATCTTCTAGATACTTCAGAAGTTTTTCCTCTGCCCTCTTTTTATACTTATCATCCTTTGAGTCTAGAAGCTCTTTCCAGTAATATATGGATTTTTCCAGATACTGCCTTTCACCGCTTTCTTCGTATATTTTTTCATAGGAAAAAGCCAGAGTATTCATAAGAAGATCATCCCTCGATTCCTTCACTATCTCTTCAAATAACTTCAAAAGTTCTCTACTGTTTCCTTTTTTTCCAGCCACTGTTCCTGCCAGATATTTTTTCAACATACTTTCATTGGGGTTGTATCTCATTCCTTTTTCAAGTATACCAAAGGCCCCTTCAAAGTCCTTGTAAGTTCTTATAAATGCCAAGATCCCCCCGGTAAAACTGTAGTTTCTCACAAAATAAGGGTCCAGATAACTTATTCTCTCAGACCCTTTTTTCAGTGCCTCTATACCCTCCTTAGGATCACCTCCTAAGAGTGCTCCCGTCTTTACCACATGCCCCATCCACAGAAAAGACCTGGCAGTTTTCTTTATCCCCAGAGCCCTTGCTGCAAAGGTGTTTCTGTCCATTCCGCTTCTTTCTTTATAACTCTTACTAAAGACTTTATAATCTTCCTCTTTTAATCTTCCCTCCATGGCAAAGAGCAAAAGTATAGCCCCTATACCCAGTATAAAATAACTTTTTCTCATGCCACCACCTACAGTCTTTTTTTAGAAAAAGATGCCGTTGCGATAAAAAGCATAGCAGTCATATAGACAGCCATATACCCTGTCAGAAGCCATAGGTTTATATGAACATTTCCCAGGTAATCTCTGTAGTTCAGCAGATGAAACTTGGGAAGTACTGTATATAATATATTTAAAATTACCTCAAAAGCTGTCCCCTTTACCTTCTGAGCCACCTCTTTTAGCTCAAGCAGACCGTGACCAGCTATATATGTGGACACAGTGAACAAGATGGCAGTGACATAGGATTCTGATACCACAGAAAACATTATCCCCACTGCTGAAAGTAAAGATAGTTTAAGCCCTATAAATAAAAGAGATACAAAAAAGCTGCTGTCCAGACTGCCCCCCATTTTCCATATAAGGGCACAGAGGACTCCCCCCATTAGAAATACATTAAAAAATATGGTATACATCATACCAAGCAAAGTTCCTGTAAGATACTCTTCCTTTCCCACACCTTTTGTCAATACTAAATATATGGATTTCTCTTTTATCGCCTTTAGTACACAGGTGGCAGACAGATAAATCACTATAAACATCACCATGAACTCAGTGAAAAAAAGCCCTGTATCCCTTATAACCTCTACCCCCTCGTAAAGGGCTAACTCGTCCAAAAGCATAGTAGCAAATATCAGTATTCCTCCAAACATAATTATCCCGTTAAATATCTTATTTGAAATATTTTCCTTGAAAGAGTATTTCGCCATTGTCAGTATCTTAGTCAAGGTTTCTACCTCCTATTCTCTCTATAAAATATTTTTCCAGGGAAAACCCATCCCCTATTTTTTCCTTTAGTTTTTTCACGTCTTTGACTTCCACCAGCTGACCTTTGTGCATTATAGCCACCCTGTCAGCTAAGTTTGACACGTCATTCAGTATGTGAGTGTTAAATATTATAGTGGTATTCTTTTTCTTCAGAACCTCCATCATATCTATCACTTTTTTTCTGGCCAGTGGGTCTAGCCCAGACATAGGCTCATCTAAAAACAAAATTTCAGGCTCTCCCATTACAGACTGTGCAAGGCCAACCTTCTGAAGCATCCCCTTGGAAAATTTTTCCAGCCTGTCATTCATCCTCTCATAAATCCCTAGCTCCCTAGCCAGATCCTCAGTTATCTTTTTTTTCTTACTTTTGGGCATCTCGTAGAGTTCTCCGTAATAATTTAGCACCTCTTTCAGTTTCAGAGTCTGAGGATAATATGATATCTCAGGAAGATACCCTATTTTTTTGTAGTCCTCTCCCTTGAGATTTTTTTTCCCAAATATCCTTACCTCTCCCCTATCGGTTTTAAGTAACCCAAGCATTGATTTCATTGTACTTGTTTTCCCTGCTCCGTTTAGACCTATTATAGAGAATATCTCTCCTTTTTTCACTCCGAAGGACACACCCTCTATACCTTTCTTCCCCTTGTTACCTTTTATTTTCTTTATTATATCCTTTTCCTTGTAGTATACCGTTATGTCCTTTACCTCTATTATGTTCTCCAATTTTAAGCTCACCTCTATCTATAATGATATCTCTAAAAGTTTACCAGGTTTAAACTCTATTAGCAATAGAAAAGGAGGAGATAATTCCCCTCCTTTAGCTTGTCTAGGCTATAGTGTCTGACAGTGAGAATACAGGCAGATACATTGCCACTACTATGACTCCCACAGTGAGTGCCATTATCAATATCATCATCGGCTCAAATGCAGCCAGGGAGTCCCTTATGGTTTCCTCTAGCTCCCGCTCGTTAAAATCTGCAAGTTTTGAAAGCATTTTTACCAGCTCTCCACTTTCCTCTCCTACATCAACCATATTTACAACCATAGGAGGAAAAGAACCTGATTCTTCCAGAGGTTTTGCTATTGTATGTCCGCTTTTTATCTTATCCTTTACCTCTCTAATAGACTCTCCCATTAGTATATTCCCTACTGTGTCGGCCACTATATCAAAGGCAGACAGTATAGGCACTCCACTGTCCAAGAGAGTTTCAAGGGTTCTGCTGAACCTGGCTACAGATGCCTTTTTGAATATCTTCCCAAAAAGAGGTAGTCTCAGGATCAGACTGTGGGAATTTCTCTTCCCCTTGGGGGTTTTCTGGTATTTATACCCTATAAAGGCCAAAATTCCAACTCCCAGAAGTATCCAGTACCAGTTTTTGTTGAACCACTTACTTATCCCTATTACAAAAAGAGTAAGTGAAGGCATAGGAACTCCAGTGTCTGTGAAAAGCACAACGAAGTTCGGTATAACAAAACTCATCAGTAAAAATACTATTGTAAAAGACAGCACCAGTACGATAGACGGATATATCATTGCTGTCCTTATCTTCCCCTTTATCTCTTCGGCCTTTTCCTGAGACTGGGCTATCCTGTTTAGGATTGTGTCTAATGCTCCTGATGCCTCTCCGGCCTTTACCATACTCACATAAAGAGAGTCAAAATACTGTGGGTGCTTGCTCAAGGCATAGGATATTGATTTCCCTGAACTTATGTCCTGTCTTATCTCCCCTACTACCACCTTTAGTTTTGGTTTTTCACACTGTTTCTCTAGAACCGTAAAGCACCTCAAGAGTCCCACTCCACCCTCTAGCATTGTAGAGAGCTGTCTCGTAAAAACTGCTATATCTTTAGGTTTTACTCTATCAAATATTACACCCTTTCCCTGTTTGTCAGTAACTTTTTTTTCCTTCAACAGAGTCAGTTTCTGACCCCTGAGGAGCCTTTTCAGGTCCTCTTTATTTTCAGCTTCCATTTTTCCGCTGGTTTTTTTTCCCTTCAAACTCATTGCAGTATACCTGTATACTCCCATCGCCGACTTCCCCCCTTACATAAGAGTTACCCTTATTATCTCTTCTAAGGTTGTCTCCCCCAGAACAGCTTTTTTTATCCCTGTCTCCCTAAGTGTAACCATTCCATCTTTTCTTGCTATCTCTCTTATCTCCATTGTAGTGAGTCTACGACTCACAGCTTCCTTTATTTCATCTGTCAGAGGCATTACCTCGTATATTACAGAACGTCCGGTATAACCTGTCCCGTTACAGTGACTGCATCCTTTTCCCTTATAGAAAGTAATATTTTCATATTCTTCCGGGTCTTCACCGAGGGATTTTAGAAGTGTTTTTGGATCCTCGTGCTCTCCCTTGCAGTGTGGACATATCTTTCTCACAAGCCTCTGTGCCTGTATCATGAGAAGTGATGCCGATATTAGAAATGGTTCTACACCCATATCTATAAGTCTATGTATCGAACTCGGTGCATCATTTGTATGAAGAGTAGAAAACACCAGATGCCCTGTCAAGGCGGCCTTTATTGCTATTTCCGCCGTTTCGTTGTCCCTTATCTCTCCAACCATTATTATATCCGGGTCTTGCCTGAGAAATGTTCTAAGGGCGTTGGCAAAGTTGAGTCCTATCTCATTTTTACAATGCACCTGATTTATTCCCTTTAGCTCATATTCCACAGGATCTTCTACTGTAGATATGTTTACGTCATCTGTATTTATACTTTTAAGCATAGAATATAGTGTCGTTGATTTTCCACTTCCTGTTGGCCCTGTTACCAGTATTATTCCATAGGGACTGGATATTTTTTTTCTTATTATCTCCATGGCGTCCTCTTTGAACCCCAGTCCGTCTAAATCAAACTTCATATTACTCTTGTCTAGTATCCTCATTACTATCTTTTCTCCGTATAAAGTGGGAAGTGTAGAAACCCGGAAGTCTACTGACCTTCCTGCTATCTTTATTCTGAATCTTCCGTCCTGAGGAAGCCTTTTTTCCGCTATATCCATTCCTGACATGATCTTTATTCTAGATACCAGTCCGTAGATAAGGTTTTTCGGCATCTTTTTTATCTCCACAAGGACACCGTCTATCCTGTAACGGACCCTGATCTCATCTTCATAGGGTTCTATATGTATATCACTGGTTTTCAGTTTTATCGCCTTCATGAGAAGAGCATCCACTCCTCTTATTATAG
This window encodes:
- a CDS encoding type II secretion system protein; the protein is MKKKGFTLIELVVVVAIILLLAATLAPKLRKEVAKARDAKAVAALGSVRTAINVYLADEGDGVDYIYATSPDSFLIDSLDDSSEYMEDNLVTYLLGEEDPDEDAVVPVGGTREDADGTITYGGSITLNYDPDAVSAKLGATSGDAGIYDTKGNLWSEY
- a CDS encoding type II secretion system F family protein, whose protein sequence is MGVYRYTAMSLKGKKTSGKMEAENKEDLKRLLRGQKLTLLKEKKVTDKQGKGVIFDRVKPKDIAVFTRQLSTMLEGGVGLLRCFTVLEKQCEKPKLKVVVGEIRQDISSGKSISYALSKHPQYFDSLYVSMVKAGEASGALDTILNRIAQSQEKAEEIKGKIRTAMIYPSIVLVLSFTIVFLLMSFVIPNFVVLFTDTGVPMPSLTLFVIGISKWFNKNWYWILLGVGILAFIGYKYQKTPKGKRNSHSLILRLPLFGKIFKKASVARFSRTLETLLDSGVPILSAFDIVADTVGNILMGESIREVKDKIKSGHTIAKPLEESGSFPPMVVNMVDVGEESGELVKMLSKLADFNERELEETIRDSLAAFEPMMILIMALTVGVIVVAMYLPVFSLSDTIA
- a CDS encoding GspE/PulE family protein; the encoded protein is MVVVRKRKSICERLKEKNVLTQEQIDEAIRHQGMEQDKKIGQILLDMGYISEEKLLKELSDQLGVKGKVIRVEDINNEAMSFFDRAYLEGKNIVPIGITSNKIIIAMADPTDVNLIDEINLKTKLIVSPYLALEDNITDVIKEYLEEKTKKTEAKVEGVFAELQNSLDDDFEFLDTRLEDIENRFDSESAPIIRGVDALLMKAIKLKTSDIHIEPYEDEIRVRYRIDGVLVEIKKMPKNLIYGLVSRIKIMSGMDIAEKRLPQDGRFRIKIAGRSVDFRVSTLPTLYGEKIVMRILDKSNMKFDLDGLGFKEDAMEIIRKKISSPYGIILVTGPTGSGKSTTLYSMLKSINTDDVNISTVEDPVEYELKGINQVHCKNEIGLNFANALRTFLRQDPDIIMVGEIRDNETAEIAIKAALTGHLVFSTLHTNDAPSSIHRLIDMGVEPFLISASLLMIQAQRLVRKICPHCKGEHEDPKTLLKSLGEDPEEYENITFYKGKGCSHCNGTGYTGRSVIYEVMPLTDEIKEAVSRRLTTMEIREIARKDGMVTLRETGIKKAVLGETTLEEIIRVTLM
- a CDS encoding ABC transporter permease; amino-acid sequence: MTKILTMAKYSFKENISNKIFNGIIMFGGILIFATMLLDELALYEGVEVIRDTGLFFTEFMVMFIVIYLSATCVLKAIKEKSIYLVLTKGVGKEEYLTGTLLGMMYTIFFNVFLMGGVLCALIWKMGGSLDSSFFVSLLFIGLKLSLLSAVGIMFSVVSESYVTAILFTVSTYIAGHGLLELKEVAQKVKGTAFEVILNILYTVLPKFHLLNYRDYLGNVHINLWLLTGYMAVYMTAMLFIATASFSKKRL
- a CDS encoding ABC transporter ATP-binding protein, yielding MENIIEVKDITVYYKEKDIIKKIKGNKGKKGIEGVSFGVKKGEIFSIIGLNGAGKTSTMKSMLGLLKTDRGEVRIFGKKNLKGEDYKKIGYLPEISYYPQTLKLKEVLNYYGELYEMPKSKKKKITEDLARELGIYERMNDRLEKFSKGMLQKVGLAQSVMGEPEILFLDEPMSGLDPLARKKVIDMMEVLKKKNTTIIFNTHILNDVSNLADRVAIMHKGQLVEVKDVKKLKEKIGDGFSLEKYFIERIGGRNLD
- a CDS encoding tetratricopeptide repeat protein, translated to MRKSYFILGIGAILLLFAMEGRLKEEDYKVFSKSYKERSGMDRNTFAARALGIKKTARSFLWMGHVVKTGALLGGDPKEGIEALKKGSERISYLDPYFVRNYSFTGGILAFIRTYKDFEGAFGILEKGMRYNPNESMLKKYLAGTVAGKKGNSRELLKLFEEIVKESRDDLLMNTLAFSYEKIYEESGERQYLEKSIYYWKELLDSKDDKYKKRAEEKLLKYLEDKKQKK